Genomic DNA from Thermobifida alba:
CCCGAGGCCGGCACGCGGTCCGCAGACGACCCCGCCGCGGCAGGACCACGGCTCGGGAACGTTCCCCGACGGCGGGGCGGTGAACGCCGCCGTCCGCTCGGGGGCGTCCTCCACTGCGCCTCCCCGCCGGGACGCCGTCGACGGGGCCGGGGCCCGCCACCGGGGGCGCAAGATGCCGCCCCGCCGCTCGGAGGGGACGGGGACGCCGGCCGGCGGCAGACCGGCGACGCGGTGGCGGGCGGCGGACAGCGGCAGGACCGGGGATCCGGTGAGAACGGCATCCAGTGGGGTGCGGGGGCCCGGAGGACGGCGCCGCGGACGTCCCGGGCCGCTCGGAGGGGGAAACGGAACCCCGGTCACTCCCGGTGGAACGACAGTTCCGGACGCGGGCCGATGACCGACCACAGCTCCTCGACCGAGTCGGAGACCCCCTGGAGTTCGACCTCGTTCCGGGCGGTCAGCTCCTCCAGTGAGACCTCGCCGAACACCAGTCGCGTCAGCGCCTCCGTGGACAGCCGCATCCCGGCGATCCACTCGGCGGGCACCCCGTCGTGGACCCGGAGCACGCTGTTGCGCAGCAGCAGACCGAAGTGCTCGCCGGTGTCGCTCATCTCCACACCGATGCTCACCGTCCGGTCCCCGGCCTTCTCCGGCTCGACCCGGAACCGCAGGCTCTCCAGCAGCACGCGCGCCGGCAGCGGGAACATCCGCTGGACGGTGTCGCGGACGTCGGAGAGCCGCAACTGTCCGGAGACGTCCAGGGCCGCGCAGCGGTACCAGTTGCGGCGCAGCGGGTTGGGGTCGCGGTCGCCCAGCGCGCGCAGGGCACGGGCCAGCACGGCGCGGCCGGATTCGCTGTCGGGGAGGGCCTCCACCACCGTCCGGGCCAGTTCCGCCGCCCACTGCGGGTCGTCGTCCAGGGCCTGCGCCGCGGTCTCCAGCACCCGTTCGGCGCCGCCCATCAGTGCCACGCTGCGCCGGGCGCGTTCGACGCGCGGGGTGGGCGCCAGGTCGACCGCGTTGCCCGAGAACCACCCCGTGTACCTGGTGTGGTACATCAGCGCGGTCCCGGCGAAATTGCCGTGGAACGGCTGGGAGAACGGACCCTCGGCCAGCTCCTCGGGGAGGAGGAGCCGGTGGAGGAGGTCCTCCCTGGGCCGCCCGGTCAGGAGGTGCCGGATCGTCTGGTCGTGGAGGTAGACAATGAAGTCCTCGTAGGTGGAGAGCAGGGTGCGGATGTGCCGTTTGCCGTGCAGCGGCTCCATGCGGGTGCCCGTCAGGTGGTCGACGTCCAGTGCGGACATGCGGGTGAGCAGGGAGTGCCAGACCGCCGAGTACTCGGGCGGCGCCCCCTCGAGAGCCATGAGGTTGCCGGGGGTGGCGTGGAGGGCGGTGGGGACGAGCACGGTCCGGTGCCGGGGCAGGTGGACGCCGAGCGAGACGTCGAGGGGCAGGTCGGTGCCGAGGAAGCCGACGCGCAGCCCGGCCAGTTCGAGTTCGTCGCCGTCGCGTACCCGGGTCGAGGGCACGGGGGAGGGGGAAGGAGGCAGGTTCTCGGCGAGGCTGCGGCGCAGCAGCCGGGCGGGGTCGTCGGTCTCCCACAGCTCGGGGCCGTGCTGGAGCGCGGCCAGGGTCACCTTGAGGTAGATGACCTCGCGGAGCGGCGCCTCGGGGTGGCGGCCCCAGGACTCGTGGGCGATGACGGGCGTCTCGTGGCCCTGCTGCGCGTCGAGGACCGCCGCGAGTCCCCCGCAGTGGGAGCGGGTCGGCTCCCCCAGCACCACGGCCGAGACCGGTGTGCCGAACCGGGCGTCGAGCAGTCGGACGATGTCCCGTCCCTGCCGGGCGCTCGCCCCGGTGCCCAGGAGGACGAGCCCGTCCGGGCCCTCGACGACCGCGCAGTTGAGCGCAGAGCCGTCCGCGGCCCGCAGGTTCCACACGGGCGTGCCCTCGACCCGGACGAGTTCGGGGGGCGCCGCGCCGCTCCTCCGCGGCACGGGCGGGGGAAACACCTCACGCGTCTGTTTGGAGTGCGGAGACGGATAGGCCAACGTTCCTCCCTGGTGCGGTCCGCCGACCGGCCGCGCGGCTGCTGCGGCCGGTCGGCGGCGAAGCCGTGCCGCGCGGCCGGGGCCGGGCGGTCGCCCGTCGGCATCCATGCTGGTCGGCGGAGGGTCAGAGAGGCGTCAGATTCGTCCTATGAATTCCCAAACGCTCCTCGGGGCCCCAGCTGTCCGTAGGCGGCCAGCGCCCGCCGGGCCTGGAAGCGGCGGTAGGTCGCCAGCGGCGTCAGGAGCGCGAGGAGGAGGCCCATCAGGGCGATCACGGCGCAGTAGAACGCGCCGCCGCTGTCGCCGCCGGTGAGGGCGTCGTAGGCCAGGAAGCCGCCCGACGCGGAGCCGAGCAGCCAGAACGCCATCACCCACCGGCAGAGCGGCGGGTCCAGTATGGAGGAGAACTGCTGGTCCAGCATCAGGTACGCCAGGCGGACCACGTGCGCGGCGACCTCGGGGTCGTCGCCGACCTCGCCGCGCAGCAGCAGTCGCCGGGCTTTCGCGGAGGGGCCGAGCCGGTCGGGGAAGCGGCGCGTGAGCAGGGAGCCCACCGCTGCCACGACGGCGCCGCCGGCCATGCCGAGCAGTGCCCCGACGAGGAGGAGGGCGCCCTCGACGGGCGTTCCGGACACATCGGGGGCGACGAAATCCGAGACGAAGAAGGCGGGGAACAGCCCCGGGAGGAAGCCCAGGAGCGCGCCGTGGAGCGGCGGGTGCCGGAAGACGAACGCGGCGTACCGGAGGAAGAACGGAAGAGGAGGGTCGGTCAAGGGGCCTCCGTTCGGGGACGGCGCGGCGTCGCGTCTACGTCCAGCCGTAGCGCTCCCGCAGCACCTCGGCCACGCGCCAGAAGGTGTCGCGGTCGACGACCGCGCCCTCGCGGCGGATCTCGTGCTCCTCCAGTTCGAACAGGCGGTCCAGCCGGATGTAGGAGGTCCGTCCCGCGCGGTCCCAGGGGCCCGAGCCGAGCAGCAGCCAGTCCTGCTCCTCCCAGTGGTCGGGTTCCTGGCTGGAGAGCATCAGCGCGTGCAGCACGTCGCCCTTGCGGCCCACCACCAGCAGGGGGCGGTCCTTGCCCAGGGTCGGGTCCTCCTCGAAGGGCACCCAGGTCCACACGATCTCGCCCGCGTCGGCCAGGCCGTCGCGTTCGGGAGCGTAGGTCAGGACCGTGGCGTTGCGTCGGGTGGGCACCTCACGGATCGCGCCCTCGTGGGGGTGGGGCGGCCGCGCCCCGGCGTCGGTGTAGCGGTTGGTCACGGAGCGATCTTAGAAGCGTGCGGGGGGATTACTCCACCTCTGCCCTCCAGGGGACGGGAGGCCGTCCCGCCCCGGACCCGTCCGCCGACCGGTTCACAGGCCCGGCAGGGACAGTTGTCCGGTCCCGCCCCGCTCCAGGGTGAGCAGCCACTTCTTGCGTTCCAGGCCGCCGCCGTACCCGGTGAGGTCGCCGGAGGAGCCCACCACCCGGTGGCAGGGCACGATGATGCCGATGGGGTTGCGGCCGTTGGCCAGCCCCACCGCCCGGGACGCCGAGGGCCTGCCGAGCCGGGCGGCGAGGCGGCCGTAGGAGACCGTCTGGCCGTAGGGGATCTCCAGGAGGGCCTGCCACACCGTCCGCTGGAACGGGGTGCCCGCGGGCGCCAGCGGCACGTCGAACTCGGTCCGCCGCCCCGCGAAGTACTCCGCCAGTTGGGCGGTGACCTCGTCGAACGGCTCCGGGTCGGGGGCGCCGAAGGACTCCTCGGCGGGACGGTGCCGCTGCTCGGCCAGGTACAGGCCGACCAGTGCGCCGTCGGCCGCCACCAGGGTCAGCGGGCCGACGGGGCTGTCGACGACGGTGTGGACGCGTTCTCGCGCCGGGATCACGGCGGTCACGATCACTCCTCGGCTCGGGCGTACTCGGCGGCGGGCGCCGTCCCTCCAGTATCGGAGGTGCGGAGCCCGCCGCCGGGTCGCCGGGAGGAGTCCGGCGCGACCGGTCCCGGGACGCGGTGCGGGCCGGTCAGCGGTGCTCGTTGCCGGAGTCGTGGTTGTTGTTGGGCAGGGTCTCCTCGGGCTGCCCGTCGCGGTGGCCGTTGACCGTCTCGGACGGGGAGCGCAGCGGCGGCACCCACAGGCGCATGCCGCCGCCGAGGCGTCTTCTGGGGGCGGCGGACCGCCGTACGGAGCCCGGGCGTTCCCCGGCGGGGGAGCGCAGTGTCCCCGCCCCCAGGGGGATGAGCAGCACCAGGAACGCGGGCAGCAGGAGGGCGACGGAGAGTCCGGAGTGGTCGGCGAGGAAACCGATCGCGGGAGGGCCGAGCAGCGGTCCGAAGTAGCCGATCGCCGCGACCGTGGACAGGTCCCGGCCCGACCGGGCCGGGTTGTCGTTGGCCGCGGCGTTGAACAGCTGCGGCACGATACCGGACAGGCCCACGCCGACCAGGGCGAAACCGAGGACCACCGGGATCTGGAGGGGCACGGCGAGGGCGAGGAACAGGCCGGCCGAGGCGAGCAGGCCGCCGGTTCTCACCACGGTGACCGGGCCGGCCAGGGCGACCAGGCGGTCTCCGACGAGTCGTCCGGCGGCCATCATCGTGGCGTAGGCCGCATAGGTCGCCGCCGCGACGGTCTCGGAGCCGCCCACGGTCTCCCGGGTGTACAGGGCGCTCCAGTCGTTGGCCGCGCCTTCGGCGAGCATGCAGCACAGCGCGAGGACGCCCAGCAGCACGATCCTGCCGCGGGGCAGGGAGAGGCGGCGGAGCCGTACCGGGGTGCGCGTGCTCTGGACGGGGGGCAGCGGATGGTCGGTCAGCCACTTGCGCACGGCCAGCGAGAGGAACGCCAGCAGCGACGCCGCTCCGATGAGGGTGGTCGTGACCTCCAGTCCGGCCCGCACGCAGAGCGTGCCCGCGATGGCGCCCAGGCCCCCGCCGATCGAGCACACGGCGTGGAAAGAGACCATGATCGGACGTCCCCACTCGCGTTGCAGCCGGGCCGCCTGGAGGTTGGCGGACACGTTGAGCAGGGCGTGGCTCGACCCCAGCAGGAGCAGGGACAGCACCAGCTGCTCCTGGTCGGTGGCGTACCCGGGGGCGACGAGCGCGGCGCTGGTGGCCAGGGCGGTGGCCGGTACCACGGTCCGACCGTCGAACCGGTCCAGCAGACCGCCCATCAGTCGGATGGTCAGCACCCCGCCCAGCGCGAGGGCGAACAGGGCGATGCTCAGTTCCGCCTCGTCGACCCCGGTCTGGCGTTTCACCGCGGGAATCCGTGAGGCCCAGATCGAGATGACCGATCCGGTGATGAAGAAGTACACGTACAGCGCGATCCTGGCACGTCGTAGCCGACGTGAAATCGGGCGTTCCCCGTGGGGGCGGAAGGGGCCGACGGGCTGACTCTCCGGCATGCGCTCATCACCTTCTCGAAAGGACAGATTCTGGACACGGCGCACTGCGTCGAGTGCGGCGGTGGTTGTCCAGGAGCGAGGGGCGCGGCGACGGTGACAGGTCCGAGTCGGACGCCGCTTCCAGGGGAATATCCGGGTTTTGTGATGGATTCCTGCGTGCTCTTCAAAGTCCCCGGCAAACAACGAGGCTACCTAGACATTGGCTTCGAGGTAACCGGAACGGGAAGAAAACTTCCGCGTTGAGAGGGCTTCGGAACAGGGAAGATGCCCGGAAAGCCGTGCCAGCAAACGAGTCTGGAAGAGTGAATTAAATCTATCGCCGACCCCGGCTTCCCGATGTTTGGAGAAGCGATATGCGACACGGGCGGCTGATGCGTTCTTTGTGTGGTTTGACGATTTTGGCCAATTGGCTGGAAATTATGGGGAACAGCGATCGGCGAGTGTTTTGACCGGGTTGTCGGCGGGGGCGGGCCCGCGGAGGCGCGAGCGCGTGGCGGCCGTCACGCGGACGCGGGGATGTGGGATCGGACACGGGACGGACCGGGAGGCGGGGGCGGGGGAGTGCCGCGGAGACGGTCCGGAACATACGAAACGCCGCATCCGGAGCGGCTCCGGATGCGGCGCGAACGGCGGCCCCAGCAGGATTCGAACCTGCGACACCCGCTTTAGGAGAGCGGTGCTCTGTCCCCTGAGCTATGAGGCCGGACACCCCTAGGGTAACGGAAACGGCGAGCGGATGCGGCGGGGTGGCGGGGAAGGGACAAGCAGGGCTAATCGTTGAGTAATCTTCGTATCGATCAGGTTGTCATGACCGTCAGGTGATGTCTGCCACACACCGTGGCTGGGCGGCGTCCCCCACGCGACGGCTCCGGGGGACGGACCCGTGTCACACCCCCGAAAGCACCCTTGATCAGCAGACACGGTGGGAACGGCGCTCTGCCCGCAAACAGGGGCCGACCCGACCACACGGGCTTTCGCTTCAACGCCGTGGCCGCAGGCGGTCATGGAGTATGTTGCGACCCGGTCACGCGAACCATCAGAGCCAAGGCAGCGGAGGAACCACGTGCCGTTCGTTCTCGATGCCGGGCGGAATCGTTGCCGCGCGACGAGGAACGGGACACCGTCCGTCTCGAACGGCCGATCCCGGTCGCGGACTGTGGTGACAGTGGTGCTCACCCTCATCCTCACGATGCTGGTGAACATCGCGGCGCCACCGCCGTCCGCCCACGCCGACAACGAACTGGACTCCCTCAGGGAAGAGGCCGAACAGGCCAAAGAGGAACTGGAGCAGGCCACCGAGGAGTACCTCGAACGGGAGGAGGCGCTGGAGGAGGCCCAGGACGAACTGGTCAAGACGCTGCACGAACTGCAGCAGATCGAAGGCCAGATCGCCGACATGCGCGTCCCCCTCGTCGAACTCGCCATCACCCTGTACAAGCAGCCCGACGTCGGAGTCCTGGGCTTCCTGGCGTCCGACTCGATCGAGGACGACCTGCGGGCCGAATCGCACGTCATGAAGCTCTCCCACGACCAGGAGCAGATGCTGGACGAGGCCGACGCGCTGCGCGACGAGCAGATCGAGCTGACGAGCCGGGCCCAGGAACTGCAGTCGCAGACCCAGCTGGAGCGGGTCGAACTCGAAGACGACCTGGAGGAGCTGCGCAAGAAGTCCGAGGAGAGCACCGAGGCGCTCACCCAGAAACTGGAGGACCTGGGGCTGTCCGTCGACGCCTACCTGGCGGGAGTGGAGTGCGACCCCAGCGCGGCCCAGAAGGCGGCCGGAGCCGCCAACGGGCTGCTGCCCAGCGACGCCCTGTGCGCCCTGCACGTCGAAGGCCACTACCTGCGCGCCGACGCCGCCGTGGACTTCCTGAAGATGAACCAGGCCTACGCCCAGGAGTTCGGCACGGACATGTGCGTCACCAGCTCCTACCGCGACCTGCAGAACCAGCACCGCGTCTACGCCCAGCAGCCGCCCGGCTACGCGGCCGTGCCCGGCACCAGCAACCACGGCCTCGGCATGGCGATCGACCTGTGCGGCGGGGTGCAGAACCAGGGATCGCCGCAGTTCAACTGGCTGGAGGCACACTCCCGCGAGTACAACTGGTTCCATCCGGCCTGGGCCTACTCCAACCCGTTCGAGCCCTGGCACTGGGAGTACGACCCGTCCTAGCGGACGCTCCCGACACGCCGACGGCGGCCCACCCGGAACCGGGCGGGCCGCCGTCGGCGTGTCGGGGTCACCCCGTCTTCTCGGGTACGACCTCGCTGGTGCAGAACGCGCACCGGGTGGCCTTCCGGCTGATCTCGCTGCAGCAGGCCGGGCACTCGCGGTGGGTGGCCTCCTCGTCCCGGGAGAAGCGCTCCATGACCTTGCTCATGGGCAGCACGATGAAGAAGTAGAGGATGGCGGCGGTCAGCACGAACGAGATCAGGGTGTCGATGAACGCGCCGTACTGGAACTCGCTGTTGTTGAGGGTGAAGCTCAGGTCGGCGAATTTGGGCACTCCGCCGAAGACTCCCAGCAGCGGGGTGATGAAGGCGGTGGTGAACGCGGTGACCAGTTCGGAGAAGACCGCTCCGATGACCACCGCCACCGCCAACTGCACCAGGTTGCCCTGGAAGAGGAACTTCTTGAACCCGCTCATCGGGACAGGCTCGCTTTCTGGAGGGGGTACGGGGGATACGGACGCCGTGCGGCGGCGTCCGGCGCTCCAGCGTAGCCGTCAACCCCGGATGGCGACCGACAGTCGGTCCGCGGAGTGCCCGGCCAGGGAACGCGCCTCGGGCCCGGTGACCGCGAGCACCACCAGGGGCCCCGCCCCGGCCGGGGTGCCCTCCGCGTCCGCCACCGCGATCACCGGACGGTCCGTCACCACCGTGCGGGCCGGGGCCGCGGCCGGTCCGGGGAACTCCGCCGTCGACGGGTCGCCGGCGGCGAACACGTCGACCCGGCTGCCCGGCCGCAGCAGTGCGGCCACCCCGGGGTCGGCCAGCCGCACCGGAGCGGCCACCAGGTCGGCGCCGTAGCCCGCCGCGGGCGGGTCGGCCAGCCGGGCCTCGGTGAGGATCTCCCCGGCGTGCACCGGCGACCGCAGCGACACCCCCTCCACGGGATGGTCCGGGGCCAGCGCCCCCTCGGGCGCCAGCGCCGCGGGAACCTCG
This window encodes:
- a CDS encoding methylated-DNA--[protein]-cysteine S-methyltransferase, translated to MVTAVIPARERVHTVVDSPVGPLTLVAADGALVGLYLAEQRHRPAEESFGAPDPEPFDEVTAQLAEYFAGRRTEFDVPLAPAGTPFQRTVWQALLEIPYGQTVSYGRLAARLGRPSASRAVGLANGRNPIGIIVPCHRVVGSSGDLTGYGGGLERKKWLLTLERGGTGQLSLPGL
- a CDS encoding MFS transporter, with product MPESQPVGPFRPHGERPISRRLRRARIALYVYFFITGSVISIWASRIPAVKRQTGVDEAELSIALFALALGGVLTIRLMGGLLDRFDGRTVVPATALATSAALVAPGYATDQEQLVLSLLLLGSSHALLNVSANLQAARLQREWGRPIMVSFHAVCSIGGGLGAIAGTLCVRAGLEVTTTLIGAASLLAFLSLAVRKWLTDHPLPPVQSTRTPVRLRRLSLPRGRIVLLGVLALCCMLAEGAANDWSALYTRETVGGSETVAAATYAAYATMMAAGRLVGDRLVALAGPVTVVRTGGLLASAGLFLALAVPLQIPVVLGFALVGVGLSGIVPQLFNAAANDNPARSGRDLSTVAAIGYFGPLLGPPAIGFLADHSGLSVALLLPAFLVLLIPLGAGTLRSPAGERPGSVRRSAAPRRRLGGGMRLWVPPLRSPSETVNGHRDGQPEETLPNNNHDSGNEHR
- the mscL gene encoding large conductance mechanosensitive channel protein MscL, with translation MSGFKKFLFQGNLVQLAVAVVIGAVFSELVTAFTTAFITPLLGVFGGVPKFADLSFTLNNSEFQYGAFIDTLISFVLTAAILYFFIVLPMSKVMERFSRDEEATHRECPACCSEISRKATRCAFCTSEVVPEKTG
- a CDS encoding alkyl sulfatase dimerization domain-containing protein, producing MPRRSGAAPPELVRVEGTPVWNLRAADGSALNCAVVEGPDGLVLLGTGASARQGRDIVRLLDARFGTPVSAVVLGEPTRSHCGGLAAVLDAQQGHETPVIAHESWGRHPEAPLREVIYLKVTLAALQHGPELWETDDPARLLRRSLAENLPPSPSPVPSTRVRDGDELELAGLRVGFLGTDLPLDVSLGVHLPRHRTVLVPTALHATPGNLMALEGAPPEYSAVWHSLLTRMSALDVDHLTGTRMEPLHGKRHIRTLLSTYEDFIVYLHDQTIRHLLTGRPREDLLHRLLLPEELAEGPFSQPFHGNFAGTALMYHTRYTGWFSGNAVDLAPTPRVERARRSVALMGGAERVLETAAQALDDDPQWAAELARTVVEALPDSESGRAVLARALRALGDRDPNPLRRNWYRCAALDVSGQLRLSDVRDTVQRMFPLPARVLLESLRFRVEPEKAGDRTVSIGVEMSDTGEHFGLLLRNSVLRVHDGVPAEWIAGMRLSTEALTRLVFGEVSLEELTARNEVELQGVSDSVEELWSVIGPRPELSFHRE
- a CDS encoding D-alanyl-D-alanine carboxypeptidase family protein gives rise to the protein MPFVLDAGRNRCRATRNGTPSVSNGRSRSRTVVTVVLTLILTMLVNIAAPPPSAHADNELDSLREEAEQAKEELEQATEEYLEREEALEEAQDELVKTLHELQQIEGQIADMRVPLVELAITLYKQPDVGVLGFLASDSIEDDLRAESHVMKLSHDQEQMLDEADALRDEQIELTSRAQELQSQTQLERVELEDDLEELRKKSEESTEALTQKLEDLGLSVDAYLAGVECDPSAAQKAAGAANGLLPSDALCALHVEGHYLRADAAVDFLKMNQAYAQEFGTDMCVTSSYRDLQNQHRVYAQQPPGYAAVPGTSNHGLGMAIDLCGGVQNQGSPQFNWLEAHSREYNWFHPAWAYSNPFEPWHWEYDPS
- a CDS encoding SAF domain-containing protein encodes the protein MNTTSTPSGRPFRFRWYRWRRRLAAASAAVAAAGALLVLRPPAPPTVEVLAASRDLSGLAPLTGADTVVREVPAALAPEGALAPDHPVEGVSLRSPVHAGEILTEARLADPPAAGYGADLVAAPVRLADPGVAALLRPGSRVDVFAAGDPSTAEFPGPAAAPARTVVTDRPVIAVADAEGTPAGAGPLVVLAVTGPEARSLAGHSADRLSVAIRG
- a CDS encoding type II toxin-antitoxin system PemK/MazF family toxin, with amino-acid sequence MTNRYTDAGARPPHPHEGAIREVPTRRNATVLTYAPERDGLADAGEIVWTWVPFEEDPTLGKDRPLLVVGRKGDVLHALMLSSQEPDHWEEQDWLLLGSGPWDRAGRTSYIRLDRLFELEEHEIRREGAVVDRDTFWRVAEVLRERYGWT